One genomic segment of Salarias fasciatus chromosome 8, fSalaFa1.1, whole genome shotgun sequence includes these proteins:
- the grb7 gene encoding growth factor receptor-bound protein 7, with protein MMEVAGPWTEVFETSERPESPGADEALLGSSTLTLAPLVSKSPSVRRSQPILITPNRVKDSSSSSSSVPSIPNPFPELCSPSKSPVLNSSYPPQLGDKHLIKVYGEDNHSRSLWVSSGASAREVCHMLVQTAHCSDQENWALLELYPSLGLERCLEDHEVVLEVKGTWSVKGDTRFMFCKNYAKYEFFRKPTLFFPESMISDSADVSKGLMSSELIQNLLKSGTCPEIQGFLHIKESSRKAWKKVYFFLRRSGLYSSTKGSSKEPRHLQYVADLDDLNVYSVVNSRKLYGAPTDFTFCIKPSKNPIRVQDLKILCAENEQTRTCWTSAFRLFKYGKQLQCNYQLSKSAPRSLEGSNLTDGKSKSEASLVAMDFSGKAGGRVIQNPMEAESAGREEGQAWRRREALRCSLPNLTSAARPSSIHKTQPWFHGGVSRKEAQRLIEKQGLVDGMFLIRESQQHAQCFVLSLCYKLKTKHYLVIPCEDGGRKYFTMDDGLTLFIDLLQLVEFHQINKGILPVCLKHPCVCVAL; from the exons ATGATGGAGGTGGCCGGTCCGTGGACCGAAGTGTTCGAGACGTCGGAGAGGCCGGAGTCGCCCGGGGCGGACGAGGCGCTGCTGGgcagctccaccctgacccTGGCTCCTCTGGTCAGCAAGTCTCCGTCAGTCCGACGCTCCCAGCCCATCCTCATCACCCCCAACAG ggtgAAGGActcgtcctcgtcgtcgtcctccgTCCCGTCCATCCCGAACCCGTTCCCCGAGCTGTGCAGCCCCTCCAAGTCTCCCGTGCTGAACAGCTCCTACCCTCCACAGCTGGGAGACAAACAT ctGATCAAGGTGTACGGGGAGGACAACCACAGCCGCTCGCTGTGGGTCTCTTCTGGAGCGTCGGCCCGGGAGGTGTGCCACATGCTGGTCCAGACGGCCCACTGCAGCGACCAGGAGAACTGGGCCCTGCTGGAGCTCTACCCGTCGCTGGGCCTGG AGCGCTGCCTGGAGGACCACGAGGTGGTGCTGGAGGTCAAGGGGACCTGGTCTGTGAAGGGCGACACCAGGTTCATGTTCTGCAAGAACTACGCCAAGTACGAGTTCTTCAGGAAGCCCACG CTCTTCTTCCCGGAGTCCATGATCTCCGACAGCGCCGACGTCAGTAAGGGGCTGATGTCCTCCGAGCTCATCCAG AACCTGCTGAAGTCCGGAACGTGTCCGGAGATCCAAGGCTTCCTCCACATCAAGGAGTCCAGCCGGAAGGCCTGGAAGAAGGTTTACTTCTTCCTGCGACGCTCCGGGCTCTACAGCTCCACCAAGGGCTCGTCCAAG GAGCCTCGTCATCTGCAGTACGTGGCCGACCTGGACGATCTGAACGTCTACTCGGTGGTGAACAGTCGGAAACTGTACGGAGCGCCGACGGACTTCACCTTCTGCATCAAG CCTTCCAAAAACCCCATCCGGGTCCAGGACCTGAAGATCCTCTGTGCTGAGAACGAGCAGACCCGGACCTGCTGGACGTCGGCCTTCAGACTCTTTAAG TATGGGAAGCAGCTCCAGTGTAACTATCAGCTGTCCAAGTCGGCTCCTCGGAGTCTGGAAGGAAGTAACCTCACCGATGGAAAA tCAAAGTCTGAGGCCAGCCTGGTGGCCATGGACTTCTCAGGGAAGGCTGGAGGACGGGTCATCCAGAATCCAATGGAGGCCGAGAGcgcagggagggaggagggccaggcctggagg AGACGAGAAGCTCTGCGCTGCAGCCTGCCCAACCTCACCTCTGCTGCCAGGCCGTCCT CCATCCACAAGACTCAGCCGTGGTTCCATGGAGGAGTTTCCAGAAAAGAAGCTCAGAGGCTGATTGAGAAGCAGGGCCTTGTGGACGG CATGTTCCTGATCCGGGAGAGCCAGCAGCACGCCCAGTGCTTCGTCCTGTCGCTGTGTTACAAGCTGAAGACCAAACACTACCTGGTGATCCCG TGTGAAGACGGCGGCAGGAAGTACTTCACCATGGACGACGGGCTGACGCTCTTCAtcgacctgctgcagctggtggagttTCACCAGATCAATAAAGGCATCCTGCCGGTCTGCCTCAAGCACCCGTGCGTGTGCGTGGCGCTCTGA